A window of Epinephelus fuscoguttatus linkage group LG24, E.fuscoguttatus.final_Chr_v1 contains these coding sequences:
- the trak2 gene encoding trafficking kinesin-binding protein 2 isoform X5 yields MPVLNIHNEEVYDSFAVEAYLALEPSSYSHPGSQSLSKVLSADRVEQMAKTYNDIEVVSHLLAERDRDLELAARIGQSLLQRNHLLQERNEALEEQLAQALDQVHQLQHELSKKDELLRIVASASEESETDSSVSTPLRQPQTPGGTTAAAALSQLESLQNKLQELEEENLLLRSEACQLKTDTITYEEKEQQLVNDCVKELRESNSQMVSLTDELSQKNEELLRHQEEIAQLLSQIVELQHRVKELALEKEELRIHLQASKEAQRQLTAELDELADRNAECVEMLHESQEEIKELRSKNTPSAGMRRHLSYGLYPMDSLAAEIEGTMRRELSVEEETAFRDQRSDSQTSLLMGTSSTRVSQKRVFQTVRSINASTSRPASATPPIPGSGQSSLVMTAQPFTSTQGEEVRMGQPGCPGGNDLTRALHRLSLRRQNFLCERQFFQAERERKLQALAGTEGDREGSCCSSPMGSVLSSFSNLSELSFSSSVFKTFLPEKLQIVKPMEGSLTLHHWQQLAKPHLATILDPHPGVVTKGFCPLAHDAVYRLSDMEEDEEDEEHRGALEKGAAERGKEEEDEEEDGGITFKVHCSSTPEERKDRKHSVTPLPVPPPSPAMPPSPGTPATSSSVRSDLCLTPAPRHIPEKSSVSSQPIPTACTSVVQLQSQICMSTSTTSSSVQNPGKCQSSTFSTYTFTTCRILHPSDTTQVTPSSRSSLANTPSSMRTGPSTPVTPCRLSLGDSFPPRRPPVATSGLAKLVLERGISAQVSTDTPPPSPKPTPRQPLFHLLPSTPPNSPSHSPVPSPVPPESRQHPADNFLASRPAELFLQDVYGLNLGRAPHPDLPSPSQETPAFVPALKSGRVRSDPVSVGLVERLRRLGFTKVLQGAESEAPAPRQDSSTFVSAGGGSLLDGLRRNQSLPAMIGARAGKSAGHPPPHPTSLALPPTPWGNPKERRRKLASVSHVPSSTTKH; encoded by the exons ATGCCGGTTTTAAACATCCACAATGAGGAGGTTTATGATAGCTTCGCTGTGGAAG CGTATCTTGCCTTGGAGCCCTCTTCTTATTCCCACCCCGGCTCTCAGAGCCTCTCCAAAG TCCTCAGTGCCGATCGTGTGGAGCAGATGGCCAAGACTTACAATGATATCGAAGTGGTCTCACACCTTTTGGCTGAG CGGGACAGAGACTTGGAGCTGGCAGCACGGATTGGACAGTCACTCCTTCAGAGGAACCACCTGCTGCAGGAACGCAACGAGGCCTTGGAGGAGCAGCTAGCACAGGCCCTGGACCAG GTTCACCAGCTGCAGCATGAGCTCAGTAAGAAGGACGAGTTGTTGCGGATCGTGGCCAGTGCCTCAGAGGAGAGTGAGACAGACTCCAGCGTGTCCACGCCGCTGCGGCAGCCTCAGACACCAGGGGGAACCACTGCCGCTGCAGCACTCAGCCAGCTGGAGTCTCTGCAGAACAAGCtgcaggagctggaggaggagaatcTGTTGCTGAGGTCTGAG GCGTGTCAACTGAAGACTGACACCATCACCTATGaggagaaggagcagcagctagTGAATGACTGTGTCAAGGAGCTCC GTGAGTCCAACAGCCAGATGGTGTCTCTGACAGATGAGCTGTCTCAGAAGAACGAGGAGCTGCTCAGACACCAGGAGGAAATCGCTCAGCTGCTCTCTCAGATTGTAGAGCTGCAACACAGAGTGAAGGAG ttggcTCTGGAGAAAGAGGAGCTGAGGATCCACCTGCAGGCGTCTAAAGAAGCTCAGAGACAACTCACAGCAGAG ctggACGAGTTGGCGGACAGGAATGCAGAGTGCGTAGAGATGCTCCATGAGTCCCAGGAGGAGATCAAAGAACTCCGTAGTAAAAACACTCCCTCTGCCGGGATGCGACGGCACCTTTCCTACGGCCTCTACCCCATG GACTCTCTGGCAGCAGAGATCGAAGGCACCATGAGGAGAGAGCTGAGTGTAGAGGAGGAGACCGCCTTCAGGGACCAAAGGTCAGACAGTCAGACTTCACTACTGATGGGCACTTCAAGCACAAG AGTATCCCAGAAGCGAGTCTTCCAAACGGTCCGCTCCATCAACGCCTCAACATCGCGGCCAGCCTCGGCCACTCCTCCTATCCCCGGCTCAGGGCAGAGCTCTTTAGTGATGACTGCACAGCCCTTCACATCCACTCAGGG GGAGGAGGTGCGAATGGGCCAGCCCGGCTGTCCAGGAGGAAATGACCTCACAAGAGCGCTCCACCGGCTGTCACTGCGACGGCAAAACTTCCTGTGCGAGCGTCAGTTCTTCCAGGCAGAGCGCGAGAGGAAGCTTCAGGCCTTGGCAGGGACGGAGGGAGACAGGGaaggcagctgctgcagctcaccGATGGGCAGTGtgctctcctctttctccaacCTGTCAGAGCTCTCCTTCAGCTCCAGCGTTTTTAAGACCTTCCTGCCTGAGAAGCTTCAGATCGTCAAACCAATGGAAG GTTCACTGACGCTCCATCACTGGCAGCAGCTGGCCAAACCACACCTCGCCACCATCTTGGACCCCCACCCTGGAGTAGTGACCAAAGGTTTCTGCCCACTGGCCCACGACGCCGTCTACCGCCTGTCTGACatggaggaggacgaggaggatgaagagcaCAGAGGTGCCTTGGAGAAGGGGGCGGCAGAGCGGGgtaaggaagaggaggatgaggaagaagatGGCGGGATCACCTTCAAGGTGCACTGTTCGTCTACgccagaggagaggaaagacagaaagcaTTCGGTGACACCTCTCCCTGTCCCGCCTCCGTCACCCGCAATGCCGCCATCACCTGGGACGCCCGCCACTTCCTCATCAGTTAGATCGGACCTCTGTCTGACCCCCGCACCCCGACACATCCCTGAGAAATCCAGCGTATCATCTCAGCCCATTCCAACAGCCTGTACGTCAGTGGTCCAATTACAAAGTCAAATCTGCATGTCGACATCAACAACATCTTCCTCTG TCCAAAATCCAGGAAAGTGTCAGAGCTCCACTTTCTCCACCTACACCTTCACCACATGCCGCATCCTGCACCCCAGTGACACCACACAGGTCACCCCAAG TTCTCGGTCATCTCTGGCCAACACACCCAGCTCCATGAGGACCGGTCCCAGCACTCCTGTGACTCCCTGCAGACTGAGTCTGGGTGATTCCTTTCCCCCTCGACGCCCTCCTGTGGCCACCAGCGGCCTGGCCAAGCTGGTCCTGGAGAGGGGCATTTCTGCACAAGTCTCCACTGACacccctcctccatctccaaAGCCCACACCCAGGCAACCTCTCTTCCACCTCCTCCCAAGCACGCCCCCTAACTCACCCTCCCACTCACCTGTTCCCTCCCCGGTGCCCCCCGAGTCCCGCCAGCACCCGGCTGACAATTTCCTAGCATCGCGGCCAGCGGAGCTTTTTCTCCAGGACGTTTACGGGTTAAATCTAGGCCGTGCCCCACATCCCGACTTACCAAGCCCCTCCCAGGAAACCCCAGCTTTTGTCCCAGCCCTTAAGTCAGGCAGAGTGAGGTCTGACCCAGTCAGCGTCGGCCTAGTGGAGAGGCTACGGCGTCTTGGATTCACCAAGGTGCTCCAGGGTGCAGAGTCTGAGGCTCCAGCACCACGGCAGGATTCTTCTACGTTTGTGTCAGCTGGCGGGGGAAGCCTGTTGGATGGCCTGAGGCGCAACCAGAGCCTCCCGGCCATGATCGGCGCCCGAGCAGGGAAGTCAGCTGGtcaccctcctcctcacccCACCTCCCTGGCCCTCCCCCCAACACCCTGGGGAAACCCCAAAGAGCGGCGCCGGAAACTTGCCTCTGTCTCCCACGTCCCGTCAAGTACAACCaaacattga
- the trak2 gene encoding trafficking kinesin-binding protein 2 isoform X7 produces the protein MPVLNIHNEEVYDSFAVEVLSADRVEQMAKTYNDIEVVSHLLAERDRDLELAARIGQSLLQRNHLLQERNEALEEQLAQALDQVHQLQHELSKKDELLRIVASASEESETDSSVSTPLRQPQTPGGTTAAAALSQLESLQNKLQELEEENLLLRSEACQLKTDTITYEEKEQQLVNDCVKELRESNSQMVSLTDELSQKNEELLRHQEEIAQLLSQIVELQHRVKELALEKEELRIHLQASKEAQRQLTAELDELADRNAECVEMLHESQEEIKELRSKNTPSAGMRRHLSYGLYPMDSLAAEIEGTMRRELSVEEETAFRDQRSDSQTSLLMGTSSTRVSQKRVFQTVRSINASTSRPASATPPIPGSGQSSLVMTAQPFTSTQGEEVRMGQPGCPGGNDLTRALHRLSLRRQNFLCERQFFQAERERKLQALAGTEGDREGSCCSSPMGSVLSSFSNLSELSFSSSVFKTFLPEKLQIVKPMEGSLTLHHWQQLAKPHLATILDPHPGVVTKGFCPLAHDAVYRLSDMEEDEEDEEHRGALEKGAAERGKEEEDEEEDGGITFKVHCSSTPEERKDRKHSVTPLPVPPPSPAMPPSPGTPATSSSVRSDLCLTPAPRHIPEKSSVSSQPIPTACTSVVQLQSQICMSTSTTSSSVQNPGKCQSSTFSTYTFTTCRILHPSDTTQVTPSSRSSLANTPSSMRTGPSTPVTPCRLSLGDSFPPRRPPVATSGLAKLVLERGISAQVSTDTPPPSPKPTPRQPLFHLLPSTPPNSPSHSPVPSPVPPESRQHPADNFLASRPAELFLQDVYGLNLGRAPHPDLPSPSQETPAFVPALKSGRVRSDPVSVGLVERLRRLGFTKVLQGAESEAPAPRQDSSTFVSAGGGSLLDGLRRNQSLPAMIGARAGKSAGHPPPHPTSLALPPTPWGNPKERRRKLASVSHVPSSTTKH, from the exons ATGCCGGTTTTAAACATCCACAATGAGGAGGTTTATGATAGCTTCGCTGTGGAAG TCCTCAGTGCCGATCGTGTGGAGCAGATGGCCAAGACTTACAATGATATCGAAGTGGTCTCACACCTTTTGGCTGAG CGGGACAGAGACTTGGAGCTGGCAGCACGGATTGGACAGTCACTCCTTCAGAGGAACCACCTGCTGCAGGAACGCAACGAGGCCTTGGAGGAGCAGCTAGCACAGGCCCTGGACCAG GTTCACCAGCTGCAGCATGAGCTCAGTAAGAAGGACGAGTTGTTGCGGATCGTGGCCAGTGCCTCAGAGGAGAGTGAGACAGACTCCAGCGTGTCCACGCCGCTGCGGCAGCCTCAGACACCAGGGGGAACCACTGCCGCTGCAGCACTCAGCCAGCTGGAGTCTCTGCAGAACAAGCtgcaggagctggaggaggagaatcTGTTGCTGAGGTCTGAG GCGTGTCAACTGAAGACTGACACCATCACCTATGaggagaaggagcagcagctagTGAATGACTGTGTCAAGGAGCTCC GTGAGTCCAACAGCCAGATGGTGTCTCTGACAGATGAGCTGTCTCAGAAGAACGAGGAGCTGCTCAGACACCAGGAGGAAATCGCTCAGCTGCTCTCTCAGATTGTAGAGCTGCAACACAGAGTGAAGGAG ttggcTCTGGAGAAAGAGGAGCTGAGGATCCACCTGCAGGCGTCTAAAGAAGCTCAGAGACAACTCACAGCAGAG ctggACGAGTTGGCGGACAGGAATGCAGAGTGCGTAGAGATGCTCCATGAGTCCCAGGAGGAGATCAAAGAACTCCGTAGTAAAAACACTCCCTCTGCCGGGATGCGACGGCACCTTTCCTACGGCCTCTACCCCATG GACTCTCTGGCAGCAGAGATCGAAGGCACCATGAGGAGAGAGCTGAGTGTAGAGGAGGAGACCGCCTTCAGGGACCAAAGGTCAGACAGTCAGACTTCACTACTGATGGGCACTTCAAGCACAAG AGTATCCCAGAAGCGAGTCTTCCAAACGGTCCGCTCCATCAACGCCTCAACATCGCGGCCAGCCTCGGCCACTCCTCCTATCCCCGGCTCAGGGCAGAGCTCTTTAGTGATGACTGCACAGCCCTTCACATCCACTCAGGG GGAGGAGGTGCGAATGGGCCAGCCCGGCTGTCCAGGAGGAAATGACCTCACAAGAGCGCTCCACCGGCTGTCACTGCGACGGCAAAACTTCCTGTGCGAGCGTCAGTTCTTCCAGGCAGAGCGCGAGAGGAAGCTTCAGGCCTTGGCAGGGACGGAGGGAGACAGGGaaggcagctgctgcagctcaccGATGGGCAGTGtgctctcctctttctccaacCTGTCAGAGCTCTCCTTCAGCTCCAGCGTTTTTAAGACCTTCCTGCCTGAGAAGCTTCAGATCGTCAAACCAATGGAAG GTTCACTGACGCTCCATCACTGGCAGCAGCTGGCCAAACCACACCTCGCCACCATCTTGGACCCCCACCCTGGAGTAGTGACCAAAGGTTTCTGCCCACTGGCCCACGACGCCGTCTACCGCCTGTCTGACatggaggaggacgaggaggatgaagagcaCAGAGGTGCCTTGGAGAAGGGGGCGGCAGAGCGGGgtaaggaagaggaggatgaggaagaagatGGCGGGATCACCTTCAAGGTGCACTGTTCGTCTACgccagaggagaggaaagacagaaagcaTTCGGTGACACCTCTCCCTGTCCCGCCTCCGTCACCCGCAATGCCGCCATCACCTGGGACGCCCGCCACTTCCTCATCAGTTAGATCGGACCTCTGTCTGACCCCCGCACCCCGACACATCCCTGAGAAATCCAGCGTATCATCTCAGCCCATTCCAACAGCCTGTACGTCAGTGGTCCAATTACAAAGTCAAATCTGCATGTCGACATCAACAACATCTTCCTCTG TCCAAAATCCAGGAAAGTGTCAGAGCTCCACTTTCTCCACCTACACCTTCACCACATGCCGCATCCTGCACCCCAGTGACACCACACAGGTCACCCCAAG TTCTCGGTCATCTCTGGCCAACACACCCAGCTCCATGAGGACCGGTCCCAGCACTCCTGTGACTCCCTGCAGACTGAGTCTGGGTGATTCCTTTCCCCCTCGACGCCCTCCTGTGGCCACCAGCGGCCTGGCCAAGCTGGTCCTGGAGAGGGGCATTTCTGCACAAGTCTCCACTGACacccctcctccatctccaaAGCCCACACCCAGGCAACCTCTCTTCCACCTCCTCCCAAGCACGCCCCCTAACTCACCCTCCCACTCACCTGTTCCCTCCCCGGTGCCCCCCGAGTCCCGCCAGCACCCGGCTGACAATTTCCTAGCATCGCGGCCAGCGGAGCTTTTTCTCCAGGACGTTTACGGGTTAAATCTAGGCCGTGCCCCACATCCCGACTTACCAAGCCCCTCCCAGGAAACCCCAGCTTTTGTCCCAGCCCTTAAGTCAGGCAGAGTGAGGTCTGACCCAGTCAGCGTCGGCCTAGTGGAGAGGCTACGGCGTCTTGGATTCACCAAGGTGCTCCAGGGTGCAGAGTCTGAGGCTCCAGCACCACGGCAGGATTCTTCTACGTTTGTGTCAGCTGGCGGGGGAAGCCTGTTGGATGGCCTGAGGCGCAACCAGAGCCTCCCGGCCATGATCGGCGCCCGAGCAGGGAAGTCAGCTGGtcaccctcctcctcacccCACCTCCCTGGCCCTCCCCCCAACACCCTGGGGAAACCCCAAAGAGCGGCGCCGGAAACTTGCCTCTGTCTCCCACGTCCCGTCAAGTACAACCaaacattga
- the trak2 gene encoding trafficking kinesin-binding protein 2 isoform X2: MFEAKPRAVQKKESSTETDEGLGSSGKHYGSLGSGSADSGSVYLSDSQDWVVSPSCSPDEAPGQHSAISPLLAEETFRYMTYLALEPSSYSHPGSQSLSKVLSADRVEQMAKTYNDIEVVSHLLAERDRDLELAARIGQSLLQRNHLLQERNEALEEQLAQALDQVHQLQHELSKKDELLRIVASASEESETDSSVSTPLRQPQTPGGTTAAAALSQLESLQNKLQELEEENLLLRSEACQLKTDTITYEEKEQQLVNDCVKELRESNSQMVSLTDELSQKNEELLRHQEEIAQLLSQIVELQHRVKELALEKEELRIHLQASKEAQRQLTAELDELADRNAECVEMLHESQEEIKELRSKNTPSAGMRRHLSYGLYPMDSLAAEIEGTMRRELSVEEETAFRDQRSDSQTSLLMGTSSTRVSQKRVFQTVRSINASTSRPASATPPIPGSGQSSLVMTAQPFTSTQGEEVRMGQPGCPGGNDLTRALHRLSLRRQNFLCERQFFQAERERKLQALAGTEGDREGSCCSSPMGSVLSSFSNLSELSFSSSVFKTFLPEKLQIVKPMEGSLTLHHWQQLAKPHLATILDPHPGVVTKGFCPLAHDAVYRLSDMEEDEEDEEHRGALEKGAAERGKEEEDEEEDGGITFKVHCSSTPEERKDRKHSVTPLPVPPPSPAMPPSPGTPATSSSVRSDLCLTPAPRHIPEKSSVSSQPIPTACTSVVQLQSQICMSTSTTSSSVQNPGKCQSSTFSTYTFTTCRILHPSDTTQVTPSSRSSLANTPSSMRTGPSTPVTPCRLSLGDSFPPRRPPVATSGLAKLVLERGISAQVSTDTPPPSPKPTPRQPLFHLLPSTPPNSPSHSPVPSPVPPESRQHPADNFLASRPAELFLQDVYGLNLGRAPHPDLPSPSQETPAFVPALKSGRVRSDPVSVGLVERLRRLGFTKVLQGAESEAPAPRQDSSTFVSAGGGSLLDGLRRNQSLPAMIGARAGKSAGHPPPHPTSLALPPTPWGNPKERRRKLASVSHVPSSTTKH, encoded by the exons ATGTTTGAAGCAAAACCCCGGGCGGTGCAGAAGAAGGAGTCGAGCACTGAGACAG ATGAGGGGCTGGGCAGCAGTGGGAAGCATTATGGCTCTCTGGGCTCTGGTTCAGCCGACTCCGGCTCTGTCTACCTGTCGGACAGCCAGGACTGGGTGGTGTCCCCTAGCTGCTCTCCAGATGAAGCCCCCGGCCAGCACAGCGCCATCTCCCCCCTGCTGGCCGAGGAGACCTTCCGCTACATGA CGTATCTTGCCTTGGAGCCCTCTTCTTATTCCCACCCCGGCTCTCAGAGCCTCTCCAAAG TCCTCAGTGCCGATCGTGTGGAGCAGATGGCCAAGACTTACAATGATATCGAAGTGGTCTCACACCTTTTGGCTGAG CGGGACAGAGACTTGGAGCTGGCAGCACGGATTGGACAGTCACTCCTTCAGAGGAACCACCTGCTGCAGGAACGCAACGAGGCCTTGGAGGAGCAGCTAGCACAGGCCCTGGACCAG GTTCACCAGCTGCAGCATGAGCTCAGTAAGAAGGACGAGTTGTTGCGGATCGTGGCCAGTGCCTCAGAGGAGAGTGAGACAGACTCCAGCGTGTCCACGCCGCTGCGGCAGCCTCAGACACCAGGGGGAACCACTGCCGCTGCAGCACTCAGCCAGCTGGAGTCTCTGCAGAACAAGCtgcaggagctggaggaggagaatcTGTTGCTGAGGTCTGAG GCGTGTCAACTGAAGACTGACACCATCACCTATGaggagaaggagcagcagctagTGAATGACTGTGTCAAGGAGCTCC GTGAGTCCAACAGCCAGATGGTGTCTCTGACAGATGAGCTGTCTCAGAAGAACGAGGAGCTGCTCAGACACCAGGAGGAAATCGCTCAGCTGCTCTCTCAGATTGTAGAGCTGCAACACAGAGTGAAGGAG ttggcTCTGGAGAAAGAGGAGCTGAGGATCCACCTGCAGGCGTCTAAAGAAGCTCAGAGACAACTCACAGCAGAG ctggACGAGTTGGCGGACAGGAATGCAGAGTGCGTAGAGATGCTCCATGAGTCCCAGGAGGAGATCAAAGAACTCCGTAGTAAAAACACTCCCTCTGCCGGGATGCGACGGCACCTTTCCTACGGCCTCTACCCCATG GACTCTCTGGCAGCAGAGATCGAAGGCACCATGAGGAGAGAGCTGAGTGTAGAGGAGGAGACCGCCTTCAGGGACCAAAGGTCAGACAGTCAGACTTCACTACTGATGGGCACTTCAAGCACAAG AGTATCCCAGAAGCGAGTCTTCCAAACGGTCCGCTCCATCAACGCCTCAACATCGCGGCCAGCCTCGGCCACTCCTCCTATCCCCGGCTCAGGGCAGAGCTCTTTAGTGATGACTGCACAGCCCTTCACATCCACTCAGGG GGAGGAGGTGCGAATGGGCCAGCCCGGCTGTCCAGGAGGAAATGACCTCACAAGAGCGCTCCACCGGCTGTCACTGCGACGGCAAAACTTCCTGTGCGAGCGTCAGTTCTTCCAGGCAGAGCGCGAGAGGAAGCTTCAGGCCTTGGCAGGGACGGAGGGAGACAGGGaaggcagctgctgcagctcaccGATGGGCAGTGtgctctcctctttctccaacCTGTCAGAGCTCTCCTTCAGCTCCAGCGTTTTTAAGACCTTCCTGCCTGAGAAGCTTCAGATCGTCAAACCAATGGAAG GTTCACTGACGCTCCATCACTGGCAGCAGCTGGCCAAACCACACCTCGCCACCATCTTGGACCCCCACCCTGGAGTAGTGACCAAAGGTTTCTGCCCACTGGCCCACGACGCCGTCTACCGCCTGTCTGACatggaggaggacgaggaggatgaagagcaCAGAGGTGCCTTGGAGAAGGGGGCGGCAGAGCGGGgtaaggaagaggaggatgaggaagaagatGGCGGGATCACCTTCAAGGTGCACTGTTCGTCTACgccagaggagaggaaagacagaaagcaTTCGGTGACACCTCTCCCTGTCCCGCCTCCGTCACCCGCAATGCCGCCATCACCTGGGACGCCCGCCACTTCCTCATCAGTTAGATCGGACCTCTGTCTGACCCCCGCACCCCGACACATCCCTGAGAAATCCAGCGTATCATCTCAGCCCATTCCAACAGCCTGTACGTCAGTGGTCCAATTACAAAGTCAAATCTGCATGTCGACATCAACAACATCTTCCTCTG TCCAAAATCCAGGAAAGTGTCAGAGCTCCACTTTCTCCACCTACACCTTCACCACATGCCGCATCCTGCACCCCAGTGACACCACACAGGTCACCCCAAG TTCTCGGTCATCTCTGGCCAACACACCCAGCTCCATGAGGACCGGTCCCAGCACTCCTGTGACTCCCTGCAGACTGAGTCTGGGTGATTCCTTTCCCCCTCGACGCCCTCCTGTGGCCACCAGCGGCCTGGCCAAGCTGGTCCTGGAGAGGGGCATTTCTGCACAAGTCTCCACTGACacccctcctccatctccaaAGCCCACACCCAGGCAACCTCTCTTCCACCTCCTCCCAAGCACGCCCCCTAACTCACCCTCCCACTCACCTGTTCCCTCCCCGGTGCCCCCCGAGTCCCGCCAGCACCCGGCTGACAATTTCCTAGCATCGCGGCCAGCGGAGCTTTTTCTCCAGGACGTTTACGGGTTAAATCTAGGCCGTGCCCCACATCCCGACTTACCAAGCCCCTCCCAGGAAACCCCAGCTTTTGTCCCAGCCCTTAAGTCAGGCAGAGTGAGGTCTGACCCAGTCAGCGTCGGCCTAGTGGAGAGGCTACGGCGTCTTGGATTCACCAAGGTGCTCCAGGGTGCAGAGTCTGAGGCTCCAGCACCACGGCAGGATTCTTCTACGTTTGTGTCAGCTGGCGGGGGAAGCCTGTTGGATGGCCTGAGGCGCAACCAGAGCCTCCCGGCCATGATCGGCGCCCGAGCAGGGAAGTCAGCTGGtcaccctcctcctcacccCACCTCCCTGGCCCTCCCCCCAACACCCTGGGGAAACCCCAAAGAGCGGCGCCGGAAACTTGCCTCTGTCTCCCACGTCCCGTCAAGTACAACCaaacattga